TTTGACGGAGCGGTGAAGATGTACGGCTACCTCAGCAAAGCACCGTCTGCCGAAACACAAATCCTGTCGCGATACTTAACCGGCGTCGCGATGCTTCGCAAAGACGACGTCGAAGGCGCGAAGAAGATGTTTAGCGAAGTGGTGGGTGTCGATGTCAATTCGTCAGAAGCACTGCGATTGAAAATCCTTTCTAAGGCTGGCCAAGCAATCGCGATGTCCAAAGCCGGACAAACCAAACAAGGCGTCGATGCGGTCGGCCAGTTGATCGCCGAGTTAAATCCAACCGATATCGAGATGTGCGCCAAGATCTACAACGCACAAGGGCAATGTTATGAAGCGGGTGGCGATATCGAAGGTGCAATCCTCGCTTATCTGCACACACACCTCATGTTCTCCGGTGCCGCTGACGCTCATGCTGAAGCTTTAACTCAGCTCGTCCAGCTTTGGCCAAAAGTCGGGCGGACGGAACGAGCCGCCGAGGCGCGACAAGAACTTCAACAACGCTACCCAGGTTTTGCGAACTGATGTCGCCGCGTCTGCAACGGTTCGTCTGCATCTTGCTTGGCGGTTGTTTGTACGTTTGCAGCGTCAACGCACAAACGCCAGCGTCCCAGGATTCGGGCTCAGAGCAGCTTGTCGTACCTCCGCAAACGTTGTCGATCGGCGGTGTCGAAGTCCAATTACCGGAGCCGACATTGGATGGCTCCGAAGACGCCGAGCGGCAGACCGAAAAGCTAAAGTCGAAAATTGGTGGGTTGTCGATCCGCCAATTCACTCGTGACTCGCAAGTCGCTCCTGTCCGGATTGACCTGAGCTACATCAAAGATGACTCGGGGGCACGAGTCGGTCACTTGGTTCATGTGCTGTTTGTGCTGCATTGCCCGTTGTCTTCATTTACAGAGGGCGATTTTGCACAGCAGCTTTCTGGAGAAACCGACGAGGCTAGCGATGGCGAGGCTTCGTTCGCACAGGCAGTCGCATCGGATGAGTTGGCCCGAAACGGAATCGTGGCGACCGATGCAAATCAGCGATTTCGACGTGTGAAAACGGTCTTACTAGATAAGATCGAATTGAACGCGGTGCTGCGAATTGAAAACAGCGAATCGGCGAAGCAGAATCGAATCGATGTCGTTTTGGATGGCCATTTCCCGGCGACTTGGTCGTCAGTTGAATCGGGCAAAACGGATGTGTCTTTGGATACAGATTCGAAGGGAGCCTATTCAGGATTCCAAGCTTGGTTGACCGCGACAGAGTTAATCGGCAGCGATGCGGTGGTGATCGAAGCCCAGATCGCGATGCACGAGCCCCAGGGCTGGTTCTCAGGGTCAAATTTTCTTCGAAGCAAACTGCCGCTGGTTTTGCAGCAAGCGGCGCGAGATCTGCGTCGCAAGCTTGCTGAATAATTTCGGTTCCGTCGGCAATCAAATCTCGTTTTGTACGAGCCTCGGTTTGTAAGAGGAATTCTCGTGTGGTACATCGAACTGGAGATTGCCAATCGTCAAAACGCGTGGTCGCTCTGTCCAAGTTTGTTGGAAAAAATCACGATCTAGTTGACTTGCTGTGTTTTCGACCTAGTGTGGCGACTTGGTGTTGAAGCTTTTACGGGGGGCTGCACCCTAGCGCTCGGATATTTGGGCGTTCAGGCATCCTGGCTCTCAGGCGTCCGAACGCTCAGACGTTCGCGTCCGACGTTTTCGTAATCGCTCCCAACACAGCTCTGCACCCACCCGATGGCAAGAATCGCTGTCCTTCTAGTCTGCATATTGGCCTTATCCGGCCAATCGGTTCACGGCGGCGTGATCAATTCGTCGCTTGGCGACC
The Stieleria sp. JC731 genome window above contains:
- a CDS encoding tetratricopeptide repeat protein gives rise to the protein MNTRQLCFCAFAFASLLSLAQPASAQIDRIYTYDSSSASAGKVETVNKNGITLKVGSSDKNFLESEIRKVLFQGDPPELTRGRELAIDGQYDQAIEELKSLNMDQVSRDVIKADIAYYRLLSRAKMALAGQYDRNAAKAEATAFGKNHGNSYHFFSVVKLLGDLELASKNFDGAVKMYGYLSKAPSAETQILSRYLTGVAMLRKDDVEGAKKMFSEVVGVDVNSSEALRLKILSKAGQAIAMSKAGQTKQGVDAVGQLIAELNPTDIEMCAKIYNAQGQCYEAGGDIEGAILAYLHTHLMFSGAADAHAEALTQLVQLWPKVGRTERAAEARQELQQRYPGFAN